Genomic segment of Coffea eugenioides isolate CCC68of unplaced genomic scaffold, Ceug_1.0 ScVebR1_965;HRSCAF=1736, whole genome shotgun sequence:
AAACGGTTGTCTTATAAACGACCAGCTCTTTACGGCTTTCGTCCATCACACAGTTAGGAGAACCCAatttccttgaaaaaaaaataatttatcgGAAAGCATAAAAATTGCGGTGTCGGTTCTGTTGTATGAAACACCGAAGACGAAGCGTAAGCGGTACTAAACAAAGCCATGGTGGGGCCACCGAAGAGGAAGCGTATTAGGTACTAAACACAGAGCCATGTTGGGGCCCGCGGTGATGCGTGTGTTTGAAGACAGGTGGCGAGGTCGGAATGGTAGGCAAAAATTTGGTAAAGAGGTGGTGTCTACTGGCGTAAATTCAGGCGCAGGCGGTGACGGTAGATACATCTGAGGAAGGCCCTTCCGAAGCTGTGGTGACAGACTGCAGCGGCGTGGAACAGAAGCAGAGAAATCAAAGGTGAGTACTTTTGTCCACAACTTTGAAAAATGGATTAGAATAACGAGTAAAGTACGTCTAGTAGGGTGATTTCTACAGTTGTTGTAAGAGGAAATGATAGAGGAATAAGGAATACGAAATACGGGGTGTAAGACCCTGCGTCTTCGAACAAAGATGAAACGAAACCGGGATATTATCGTAGTTTGTTTGTGCACCGAGCTTTGTGTACGTACGTAAGAAATGTTGGTCCTCTAATTTGTATTAAATTGTGTAAAGGAAATTAAGCAGAAATGAGTGAAGACGTGAAGAAGACGTTGTAACAGGACTAAAGTCTTAAAACAGAGTGATTTGGATGGCCGTGTGGACATGGATAATGGCCCCCATACTGCATTGCGAATGCTTATgtgaaaagaattaaagaaacacACAGTAGAGGTTGAGTTTGTGGGTGTTAATGAAAATGCATGTCGATAGTGGTATTTTATGCTAAAGGTTGATATAATTGCATCAGCCACACTTATAAAAACTGTGTATATGAATGTGAGAGTAATGTTTATCGGGTGCATTTTGTGAAAGTTGTGAGGTAAAGTATGGTTTGTTAACTGAAATGATCGTGTATATATGTTTTGTTCCATTAGTAGACGAGCAGTATTTATGTTACAAACGAAAGCATATGGGGAggctgaaaagaaaatgttaagCGACCATGGTTAGAAAAAACATTGAACAACCACACAGGGGTTGTAACTATGGGGCAGGATGGGGCGCTTAAAACTCAACTCATGACATGGTGCAGGAAACAGAGAATTAATCAAATGGCGTTGGATGTTTGCGGCAGGTTAAGGTCATTTGACCTTAACCAAGAACCTGAGTGTGACCGAGACACATTCATTGAAGAAAGCGGTGGTTCAATAGGAGGACACGAAGATGAGGAGGCAGATGAATTGGTGGGCGCAATAGGCGTGGATGACGTAATGAAATTAACATTTGACACGGAAGAAGAAGCTGGGGAATTCTATAATTTGTATGCGAAACTAAGCGGATTTGGGATTCGTAAAAGTAATGCCAAACGAGATGCAGATGGCATTTCAAGATTTAGAAAATGGGTATGTTGCTGTGAAGGTTACAGGAATGAAAAGTGGTTTAATTATGAAGACCGGAAAAGAGAAGCAAAACCAATCACAAGAACCGGGTGTGGGGCTTGCTTTCGCGTGAAATATGACATAGAATCGGTAAAGTATGTGGTGACACGTTTCATTATGGAGCACAATCACCCGCTGGCATCAGAGGCAAGTGTGCAACACATTAGGTCGCATAGAAAAGTGAGCGATGCAGAATATGCGCAGGCAAAAAGTCTAAAGTTGGTTGGGGCCAGAATATGCCAGATAATGAAACATTTTGTTATCAAAGCCGGAGGGTATAGTAACGTGGGATTTTGCATTAAGGATTTGTATAACCGAATGGACGAGGAACGTAGAAAAGATATTTTTAATGGCGATGCAGAAGGGGCACTTGGGTTCTTGGCAGCGAAGAAGGATGccgatgacatgttcttttatAAATATCATGTAGATAACGAAGGAAGATTGGCAATGTTGTTTTGGGCAGATTCTAAATCTCGTGCGGACTTCAGTGTATTTGGAGATGTATTGGTGTTTGATACaacatacaaaacaaataaataccgCAAGCCACTAGTTGTACTTGCAGGGGTAAACAACCATTTGAACAGTACTGTTTTTGGCTGTGCACTGCTATCAGATGAGAGGATTGAAACATATGAATGGGTGCTAAGTACATTTGTAGAGGCTATGAAAGGTAGAAAGCCAGTAGCAGTGATGACAGATGGGGACAGTGCAATGAGAAGAGCTATAAAGAATCTTCTCCCGGATGCTTGTCACAGGCTATGTTCGTGGCACTTGCATAGAAATGCACGGAGTAATATTCGCTGCGAGGAGTTTAATAACAGGTTCTATAACCTGATGGCGAGAAAGTGTAGCACTCTTGAGTTTGAGGATCGGTGGGCTAGGTTGGTTAATGAATGTGGGGTGGTAGAGAATGAGTGGGTGAAGAAATTGTACCGTAGGAGAAGGTTATGGGCAGAGGCCTATTTACGCGGTCATTTTTTTGCAGGTATGAGAAGTACTCAAAGGTGTGAGAAAATGAATGCTTTTTTGAACGAGTACTTGAATGAAAAAATGCGACTATATGAATTCGTTAGAAGTTTTGATTTGGCAATAGCATGGCTTCGACATACCGAGAGCAAAGCAGTTCACACAAGCGAAAACACAAAACCAGTCTTAACCACAATCCTGCCCGAATTAGAGGGGAGCGCAGCGGAGGTGTTTACAAGGAATGTGTTCTTCATGGTGAGGAAGCATTTGAACAGGCAAGGACTTCTAATTTCTGAGGGCTGGAGCGAGGATGGAGGGAATCGTACATATTATTACTCGAAATATGGTGGACACGAAATAAGTTGGAGGGTGGATTATGATAGGTCAATGGAGAAGCTAATCTGCTCTTGCATGAAATTCGAGTCAAAGGGGATTCCTTGTGCTCACATGTTTCGCGTGATGGTGGTAGAAGGAATGAACAGGATCCCAGAAGCATGCATTTCGAAGCGGTGGACAAAGGGAGTTCACTGTAGTAATAATGGAATGAAAGAATTTGTTGCAGACGAACAGCTGACACAAATGGCCAGATATGGCACTTTAAAGTCCAGCTGTAATACTATGTGTTACTATGCCTCCTACATGGATGATGCGTTTAATGACCTGCAACAGATGTTTGACAAGCATTCTGTGGACCTAAAGGAGAAGTGGATTGATAGGGGATATGGGGGAGATGGATTTGCAATGGATTCAAGAGTGAGGAACGATAGAAGTAGAAGAACATTCGGGCTGTTAGATCCTAGGGTGTCCCGGTGTAAAGGTGATCACAAGCATGCAGaagcaaagaagaaaagaaagtgtgGTCATTGCAGGTACTATCGGAATTGCATACGTAGTTATACAGTAGTTAATTGATAAAATACATGAAGTGGACAGCGAAGGTAATAATGAAGAAGTGGGTATTTTTCGTTCTTATTAACAAcagtagtaaataaacacataattaAAAGTGCATACAAAGTATACAAAGTTATTGGCAAtgcaagaaagttgaagtgGTGTAATGTTAGCACTGTGCTCGGTTAACGTGATTACTTGCAGTCACAAATGATTTGACATGTGATATATGGGTTGAAGATTGCAAGCAGGCCACAACCAACGAACATGCCCATACAAAAAGAATTCGCACAACACAGCAGTTGATGATGATTATATGGAAAACTGTTTGGATGACTCGctggaaaaatcatttgaaattgGTACGGGCTGCAGCGACTCAGGCGAATGGAGAGGACAAGCATTTGTACCACAACCATTCGGTAGCGGTGGAAGGGACACAGGTGGCCAACAAAGAAGTCCAGGAGAAAGATGAGGCACTACTGTTGTGATGCTTCGGTTTGCAGTAACGCAATAAATAAGGCAGGTTTTGGTGAGTCGAGGTGCAAGAGTAGTCTTTCCATGAAACAAGTACGAAATTGTAGAAGGGGAAGGGTTTGTATCTTTCCTTCGCATTAATTTGTCTTGCGCATGAGAAGGCTACAAGGTATTCGTGAATGCGGGGAAAGCTGGGTatattgtttaaaaaaatttgatttcGTTACCATTGAAGTGTAAATAATGTAAGTTTGAATGTGTCATGGGCCATTGTAAGCTGTTATCACCACAGCCACTGAAAGGTTGTAAACAGTCATTGTACTGATGCAGTACCTGTTGGTAAATGGCTTTGTTGTTCTTATTTCACTGCCGTTGCGTGTGTAAATCCTATTATATATTCTTCTAGGTGTGAAATGCAGAGGTTGAAAGAGATGGTATGGTTGTGCATGGAAGTAGCAGCCGTGACGACAGACAGGTTATAGAGCAACACCGGCTTTAGGGATTGTGTTTTGTTATGTATCGGTGGGGTGAAGATTATTCAAGGTTGCTAGGTGTAGATGGGTAAGTCATTGTAGTTCCACCGAAGGGGTCATGCACAGAAGGATCACAAGATGCATGACTGTCAAGGTTGCGTCGTAAGCACTGCTGTAGCAAATACCGCTACTGCACTTGGTTAATAGGAGAGTAAGTAGTTGACAAATTGTTTATTAGACGAGCCAAACTTGTTCCTTTTTTTGTAAATACGAAATTAAGTGGAATCGTATGTTGCGCAAAATCTCTTCGTGGGATAGACGTTTTCCGAAGTGGCTACCTGGGAATCAGCTTCAGTTGCCCAGCTTTTGTAAACTGGTGCCGTACGCTGCTGCTATAAACTGCTTTTACGATTGGGCTGTTTGTTCCTCGGCTTGCTATCCTAACCAATGACCATAAGGCCCAAcgccttttcttttgcccaTCGTTCCATTCATGTGTAGGAACAGTAACTTCTGTTTCTCCCCATCTATTTTCATTGCTCACAATGCTTATGCGTCTCTTCAGTGCACCAATAACAATggtattattagttatatgtattatatatgtacattaatttatgtaatataattaatattatgaattatactactaattatacatatttactaatagaaattattaattagttcgAGTAACTTTAGTAATACATTTGTACCAACATATTTAATTAGCCAATAACTATCAATTACAATGTGGTTTGTAATATATTTATTAGGGATAATTtaagaaacctcccctgaaatTTGTGACACTTTCACTGGCACCCCCTGAAGTTGTCAAAATTTGACTGACCTCCCTTGCCTTTGAGTTATTGGGTCCCTTAGCTGACATCATGAAGgccaaaattacaaatatatgGTATGAACTTGGGATTTATTACTGATGTT
This window contains:
- the LOC113759169 gene encoding protein FAR1-RELATED SEQUENCE 5-like; this encodes MGQDGALKTQLMTWCRKQRINQMALDVCGRLRSFDLNQEPECDRDTFIEESGGSIGGHEDEEADELVGAIGVDDVMKLTFDTEEEAGEFYNLYAKLSGFGIRKSNAKRDADGISRFRKWVCCCEGYRNEKWFNYEDRKREAKPITRTGCGACFRVKYDIESVKYVVTRFIMEHNHPLASEASVQHIRSHRKVSDAEYAQAKSLKLVGARICQIMKHFVIKAGGYSNVGFCIKDLYNRMDEERRKDIFNGDAEGALGFLAAKKDADDMFFYKYHVDNEGRLAMLFWADSKSRADFSVFGDVLVFDTTYKTNKYRKPLVVLAGVNNHLNSTVFGCALLSDERIETYEWVLSTFVEAMKGRKPVAVMTDGDSAMRRAIKNLLPDACHRLCSWHLHRNARSNIRCEEFNNRFYNLMARKCSTLEFEDRWARLVNECGVVENEWVKKLYRRRRLWAEAYLRGHFFAGMRSTQRCEKMNAFLNEYLNEKMRLYEFVRSFDLAIAWLRHTESKAVHTSENTKPVLTTILPELEGSAAEVFTRNVFFMVRKHLNRQGLLISEGWSEDGGNRTYYYSKYGGHEISWRVDYDRSMEKLICSCMKFESKGIPCAHMFRVMVVEGMNRIPEACISKRWTKGVHCSNNGMKEFVADEQLTQMARYGTLKSSCNTMCYYASYMDDAFNDLQQMFDKHSVDLKEKWIDRGYGGDGFAMDSRVRNDRSRRTFGLLDPRVSRCKGDHKHAEAKKKRKCGHCRYYRNCILTNDLTCDIWVEDCKQATTNEHAHTKRIRTTQQLMMIIWKTVWMTRWKNHLKLVRAAATQANGEDKHLYHNHSVAVEGTQVANKEVQEKDEALLL